The genomic stretch TTTTTCTTAAACTTTTTCCGCCACAAAAGGCTGCCGTTGAATGCCTGCGCATTTCCCGAACCGGTTGTATTATTCCAACCGTCGTTTACCAAAGAACCGTCCGCTCTTGTGGTTTGGTTTGCACTATACGTATCCGACTTCAAATGCGCCAAAGAACCACCGGCAGTCAATTTTAAAGAAGAGGACGAATCGAATTGCAAATTATAAATGGCATCTAATTTTTGACGAAATACTTCTTTATAAAAATTATTGGCAGAGCTGTCAAATAGAACTCCCGTAGGTAAATTTTCCTGCGACAATGTTTGCCCATTGCCTTTTTCACTAATGCTTCCTATTTTATAATTCAGGTTAATGCCCTGCTTATCATCATTCCATTTATTATCGAAATGGACACCGCCCGTTTTTGCATTTGGAATGCCGTTTCCATCGTAATTTCCGTCCCATCCTTCTACCGAACTCAAAGGGTCGTTATTATTCCCACCTCCGAAAACCACGATTCCTCCACCATCTAAAACCTGCATATTGTCGCCGGAAGAACCATATTTCATTTCATCTTCAAAACCCAAGCCTGTTTTTCCGGTATTCGCCATAGTAAGATATGCTGCTATTTTTCTCTTGCCTTTGAAATAGTTGAACATATCCTGCGTTTCCTTATAATTGTCTGTTCCCAGGCCGCCGGATACTTTTCCGAAGTAACCGTTCTTTTTATCTTCTTTCAGCTTAATGTTAATCGTCTTTGTTTTATTGCCATCATCAATTCCCGTAAATGCAGACTGGTCGCTTTGCTTGTCATATACCTGTACTCTGTCCACCATATCCGCACGAAGATTTTTTGTAACAAGCGTAGGGTCATCGCCAAAAAATTCTTCTCCATCCACCAAAACCTTTGGAACCGTTTGCCCCTGCGCCGTTATTTTCCCGTCTTTGTCCACCTGGATTCCCGGAAGTTTTTTCAATAAATCCTCAACGGTCGCATTGGGTTGTGTTTTAAAACTGTCAGCAACGAACTCAGTCGTATCTCCTTTGATTCTTATAGCACCAAGTTGCTGTTTTACAATCACGTCTTTCAGCAAATGTTCCATCTGTATCATATTAATTGTACCTAAATCAACATTCTTACTGCTATCTGCAACAGTAATGGTACTAACGAAATCTGCAAACTCCGGGTAAGAAACGAGTAATATATATTTTCCTGTATCAACATTATTAATATTGAACGAGCCGTCTTGCTTTATGCGGGTAAATTTATACAGCATCGAATCTTTTGCTTCTATCAGGCAGGCTGCGGCATTGGTAAGATTTTGTCCGGAAGTAGTGTCTATCACTTTCCCGTGAATTGAACTTTGCGCATTTGCATAGTATAAACACAAAAATAATATACAGTCGAGCAATATAAATTTCTTCATTTACGAGCAGATTATAATTAACAAAGAAAAAGTTTATAAACTAAAAATTTAAACAATAATATAAAAACTTAGTTATAACAAAAAGTTAAACGTGGCATACCGCATAAATAAATTGATGAATGGTAAAAATCGTTCTGTTTTTATTTTTTCATTAATTAAGCGACTCTAAACTAATAAGATGCAAAAACCGGGAAGATTCCATAAA from Arachidicoccus sp. BS20 encodes the following:
- a CDS encoding outer membrane beta-barrel family protein translates to MKKFILLDCILFLCLYYANAQSSIHGKVIDTTSGQNLTNAAACLIEAKDSMLYKFTRIKQDGSFNINNVDTGKYILLVSYPEFADFVSTITVADSSKNVDLGTINMIQMEHLLKDVIVKQQLGAIRIKGDTTEFVADSFKTQPNATVEDLLKKLPGIQVDKDGKITAQGQTVPKVLVDGEEFFGDDPTLVTKNLRADMVDRVQVYDKQSDQSAFTGIDDGNKTKTINIKLKEDKKNGYFGKVSGGLGTDNYKETQDMFNYFKGKRKIAAYLTMANTGKTGLGFEDEMKYGSSGDNMQVLDGGGIVVFGGGNNNDPLSSVEGWDGNYDGNGIPNAKTGGVHFDNKWNDDKQGINLNYKIGSISEKGNGQTLSQENLPTGVLFDSSANNFYKEVFRQKLDAIYNLQFDSSSSLKLTAGGSLAHLKSDTYSANQTTRADGSLVNDGWNNTTGSGNAQAFNGSLLWRKKFKKKGRTISLNFNEYLKNSDNSGFMNSYNYFYDNDSTSSVDQRKTNKNKTNSTTGKLAYTEPLTKWLSLVANYSIDIENTNSDLRSYNRNTDSAYSLLDSTYSNHYIYNQLTNSGGVAFAYNRGKLNFNVGTNVGSSQYHQTNTFTDEKLNRSFINWAPNAYLRYKVATQSNLSFNYRGSTRQPSAEQIQPVLNNADVLNIYIGNPYLKPSFSNSLSLNYNMFKVISQQNIWGYISYNFTTNPIVENVTTDTATGKSVHNYFNINTPTRNYYSYVDYGRKIKKWDINYDVSVRYNGYKSINYINDASNTITSNSYSLGLRLGKYKENKLDVSLSGNAKYTTNNATLQNQINNNYWTLEFSPNIDVFLPAKFQIHTEGTYTWNQKTETLPAYSQFIWNAWIGKKFFKKENLLINISANDILNQNNSYTRDQYTQSFHTTIKRYFMLSVVWNFSKMGGVATTK